In a genomic window of Ralstonia nicotianae:
- the leuB gene encoding 3-isopropylmalate dehydrogenase → MTKIAVLPGDGIGTEIVAEAVKVLKALGETFEMETAPVGGAGYEAKGHPLPEDTLKLAKEADAILFGAVGDWKYDTLPRELRPEQAILGLRKHLQLFANFRPAICYPELAGASSLKPEIVAGLDILIVRELTGDIYFGQPRGVRAAPDGLFAGAREGFDTMRYSEPEIRRIAHVAFQAAAKRGKKLCSVDKANVLETFQFWKDIVTDVHKEYPEVELSHMYVDNAAMQLVKAPKNFDVVVTGNMFGDILSDEAAMLTGSIGMLPSASLDANNKGLYEPSHGSAPDIAGKGIANPLATILSAAMMLRYTLGKAEQADRIENAVKKVLAQGYRTGDILTPGCKQVGTVEMGDAVVAAL, encoded by the coding sequence ATGACCAAAATTGCAGTGTTGCCGGGTGACGGCATTGGCACGGAAATCGTAGCCGAGGCCGTCAAGGTGCTCAAGGCGCTGGGCGAGACGTTCGAGATGGAAACCGCGCCCGTCGGCGGCGCCGGCTACGAGGCCAAGGGTCATCCGCTGCCAGAGGACACGCTCAAGCTCGCCAAGGAAGCCGATGCCATCCTGTTCGGCGCCGTCGGCGACTGGAAGTACGACACGCTGCCGCGCGAACTGCGTCCCGAGCAGGCCATCCTGGGCCTGCGCAAGCACCTGCAACTGTTCGCCAACTTCCGCCCGGCGATCTGCTATCCGGAGCTGGCCGGTGCATCGAGCCTGAAGCCCGAAATCGTGGCGGGGCTCGACATCCTGATCGTGCGCGAACTGACCGGCGATATCTACTTCGGCCAGCCGCGCGGCGTGCGTGCCGCACCGGACGGCCTGTTCGCCGGCGCGCGCGAGGGCTTCGACACCATGCGCTACAGCGAGCCGGAAATCCGTCGCATCGCGCACGTCGCCTTCCAGGCGGCGGCCAAGCGCGGCAAGAAGCTGTGCAGCGTCGACAAGGCCAACGTGCTGGAGACCTTCCAGTTCTGGAAGGACATTGTCACCGACGTGCACAAGGAGTACCCCGAGGTCGAGCTCTCGCACATGTACGTGGACAACGCCGCGATGCAGCTGGTCAAGGCGCCCAAGAACTTCGACGTGGTTGTCACCGGCAACATGTTCGGCGACATCCTGTCGGACGAGGCCGCGATGCTGACGGGCTCGATCGGCATGCTGCCGTCGGCCTCGCTCGATGCCAACAACAAGGGCCTGTACGAGCCGTCGCACGGTTCGGCCCCGGACATCGCGGGCAAGGGCATCGCCAACCCGCTGGCGACCATCCTGTCGGCGGCGATGATGCTGCGCTACACGCTGGGCAAGGCCGAGCAGGCGGACCGCATCGAGAACGCGGTCAAGAAGGTGCTGGCCCAAGGCTATCGCACTGGCGACATCCTGACGCCGGGCTGCAAGCAGGTCGGCACGGTGGAGATGGGCGACGCCGTGGTGGCCGCGCTGTAA
- the asd gene encoding aspartate-semialdehyde dehydrogenase, translating to MKVGLVGWRGMVGSVLMQRMQEEKDFDLIDTVFFSTSNAGGKAPSFAKTDAPLADANDIDALKQCDTIITCQGGDYTTEIFPKLRAAGWNGYWIDAASTLRMEDDAVIVLDPVNLQLIKDAVARGTKNFIGGNCTNSILLMGVGGLFRDGLVEWVSSMTYQAASGGGANHMRELLKGMGVIHREVEEELASPASAILEIDRKVAKTIREDVPTEYFPAPLAGGLIPWIDKQLDNGQSKEEWKGQAEVNKILGTARTIPVDGLCVRIGAMRCHSLGLTLKLKRDLPLEEIESIIRSGNPWVKWVPNERGITEQELTPAAITGGLDIGVGRVRKLNMGPEYVSAFVIGDQLLWGAAEPLRRMLRILLGK from the coding sequence ATGAAGGTAGGTCTCGTCGGTTGGCGCGGCATGGTCGGCAGCGTGCTGATGCAGCGCATGCAGGAAGAAAAGGATTTCGACCTGATCGATACGGTGTTCTTCAGCACCAGCAATGCCGGCGGCAAAGCGCCGTCGTTCGCCAAGACGGACGCCCCGCTGGCGGACGCCAACGATATCGACGCGCTCAAGCAGTGCGACACCATCATCACCTGCCAGGGCGGTGACTACACCACCGAGATCTTCCCGAAGCTGCGCGCCGCCGGCTGGAACGGCTATTGGATCGACGCCGCTTCGACGCTGCGCATGGAAGACGACGCGGTGATCGTGCTGGACCCGGTCAACCTGCAGCTGATCAAGGACGCCGTTGCCCGCGGGACCAAGAATTTCATCGGCGGTAACTGCACCAACTCCATCCTGCTGATGGGCGTGGGCGGCCTGTTCCGCGACGGGCTGGTCGAGTGGGTCAGCTCGATGACCTACCAGGCTGCATCGGGCGGTGGTGCCAACCACATGCGCGAACTGCTCAAGGGCATGGGGGTGATCCACCGCGAAGTGGAGGAAGAGCTGGCCAGCCCGGCCTCGGCCATCCTGGAGATCGACCGCAAGGTTGCCAAGACCATCCGCGAGGACGTGCCGACCGAGTACTTCCCGGCACCGCTGGCCGGTGGCCTGATCCCCTGGATCGACAAGCAGCTCGACAACGGCCAGTCCAAGGAAGAATGGAAGGGCCAGGCTGAGGTCAACAAGATCCTGGGCACCGCCCGGACGATTCCCGTGGACGGCCTGTGCGTGCGGATCGGCGCGATGCGCTGCCACAGCCTGGGCCTGACGCTCAAGCTCAAGCGCGACCTGCCGCTCGAAGAGATCGAGTCCATCATCCGTTCGGGCAACCCGTGGGTGAAGTGGGTGCCGAACGAGCGCGGCATCACCGAACAGGAGCTGACGCCCGCGGCCATCACCGGCGGGCTGGATATCGGCGTGGGCCGCGTGCGTAAGCTGAATATGGGTCCGGAATATGTCAGCGCGTTCGTGATCGGCGACCAGTTGCTCTGGGGCGCTGCCGAACCGCTGCGTCGGATGCTGCGCATTCTGCTGGGCAAGTGA